A window of Saccharomyces paradoxus chromosome XIII, complete sequence contains these coding sequences:
- the CLU1 gene encoding translation initiation factor 3 subunit CLU1 (Subunit of the eukaryotic translation initiation factor 3 (eIF3)~similar to YMR012W) produces MSETKEEVKNATVKVTVKLPKEENHSHNTKHVKKPQAAKNNDISFEIGRESKIQTVLDVLAMIPSSKYLTNVGLKAIEGDSQLTDEVSIKEIAGEKSELKLQLILKPYSAREALKHVITVRDFIGFAQETSDGLSEFAISTGSNFSSLPLGPIKERSKQEEKDEKSDPEEKKNTFKNVSDEEKLKFNEMVHEVFSSFKNSSISKLLTSESNIITPCVRSLSFAPYNPVPPFYRSKGHLFYLQVVTLEGENFYITAIPSGFYVNKSNSTKFDPSPKENADENAHACLIYYSLFDLIASHSKKFISHIQALEKKVSALDSTSYVRPSNTFLHKPWFVSSLPANNPDYLRLQTAALDTTPERNFNDEFQAIKDLTTSTLHDRIEMERLFSKVVHEFSVTAASGAMSIFYSDFIAMNPESPTCDQIFLKDNIFYSYVSDVSGNYEGKGGDEAAIAASNQDLKTINILNRLHMHEIRYLLTTVVEFAGRRILAQTPVPGLLATMGNKIVKDANTGEEITEDFVNDINVKYGLDEGLGKIVYDADFEAVLEKKFVKAFHLKKHTVNGTELAFSSQSKGIVGFDKRRYILDLANTYPLDVNFARQNFDNIDVTDNRYPHRQTLLRPELVEKWWNNKVEKEGVEFEKAYEENMFSYNPDAYQVEGIEDTSIDEMSNYLQEEVIPSVIQDYLSGNLSTPYNGEHLADTLHKNGINMRYLGKIIELSQKELDSQITNYEKNLKAVEQGNKEYEDWEKSYLQKIETMIKERQAKINKLVQEGKEVPKELTEDLKLNDEEIKKPTDGKPVVVAYDELVPLIKISELEIVSRSLKHVLKDLSKDVPVFLVPSLVAYVFNMLVGINYNANPKPEPVDEFYPVNKCSFVKLTRSELLESISKQAFLRFRYKLPSDWIEAYMENPFTLIRSVSYKFGIQLLNKEYFFTREELEIYKQSLEKKIRNKFVEPSTTFSLSDLTIIPRVKFSEYTSSVSEEFWAQGASMINEDKQSALTLLAQSITVLEDVNNILHPAVAEKYLSLSAIYNKLALYPEAIAFCRKACTIYERVSGIDSFEMMRALTNLAILEFSNESPYNAAVVYNRLAEILKVYELPKIHHPAPTSIFNHLEQLALGVQDTKLAIEVLGQLSSYVVELEGKDSLAYGYTESRLGNLFAALKDFHRALEHITVTQGIFTKQLGMNHTHSAQSRQWVNGLSTLIMDLKQKKQLAQDQMSATGSNAASHKKSNHRQKKDDVKPELADKSVDELLTFIEGDSTNSKSKKKGNNKKKHGKK; encoded by the coding sequence CCCAAGAAACCTCTGACGGATTATCCGAATTTGCTATTTCTACTGGTTCAAACTTTTCCTCGTTACCGTTGGGCCCTATCAAGGAACGCTCaaagcaagaagaaaaagacgAGAAGAGTGATCcagaggaaaagaaaaatactttcaaaaatgtttcTGACGAGGAAAAACTAAAATTCAACGAGATGGTTCATGAAGTATTTTCTAGCTTCAAGAATTCTTCAATTAGCAAACTTCTCACATCCGAATCCAATATCATCACGCCATGCGTCAGGTCTTTGAGTTTTGCACCTTATAACCCTGTACCTCCATTTTATAGAAGTAAAGGTCATCTATTTTACCTACAAGTTGTTACCTTGGAAggcgaaaatttttatatcACTGCAATTCCATCTGGGTTCTACGTCAATAAATCAAACTCAACCAAGTTTGATCCTTCTCCTAAGGAAAACGCTGACGAAAACGCGCACGCATGCCTGATTTACTACAGTCTATTTGACTTGATCGCTTCTCATTctaaaaaattcatttctcATATCCAAGCGCTCGAGAAGAAAGTATCTGCTTTAGACTCTACAAGTTATGTAAGACCAAGCAATACTTTTTTGCATAAACCGTGGTTTGTTTCTTCCTTACCGGCAAATAACCCAGATTATCTAAGGTTACAAACAGCCGCCTTGGATACCACTCcagaaagaaactttaaTGATGAATTCCAAGCTATCAAAGATCTGACTACGTCAACATTACATGATCGTATTGAGATGGAAAGATTGTTTTCTAAAGTAGTACATGAATTTTCCGTTACTGCAGCATCAGGTGCTATGTCAATATTTTACAGTGATTTCATTGCAATGAACCCAGAATCTCCAACTTGCgatcaaattttcttaaaggacaatattttttattcctATGTTTCTGATGTTAGCGGCAATTATGAAGGAAAGGGTGGGGATGAGGCCGCCATTGCTGCTTCCAATCAAGACTTGAAAACAATCAACATTTTGAATCGCCTGCATATGCACGAAATTCGTTATCTTTTAACGACTGTCGTCGAATTTGCTGGCAGGAGGATCTTGGCTCAAACTCCAGTACCTGGACTCTTAGCTACCATGGGTAACAAGATTGTCAAAGATGCTAATACCGGCGAAGAAATTACCGAAGATTTCGTCAATGATATCAATGTCAAATATGGCCTTGATGAAGGTTTAGGAAAAATTGTTTATGATGCTGACTTTGAAGCTGTcttagaaaaaaagtttgtCAAAGCTTTCCATTTAAAGAAGCACACAGTTAACGGCACTGAATTGGCATTTTCGTCTCAATCAAAGGGAATCGTTGGATTCGATAAGAGGCGCTATATTTTGGATTTAGCCAACACATACCCTCTGGATGTCAATTTTGCTAGACAAAACTTTGACAACATCGATGTAACGGACAACCGTTACCCACACAGGCAAACTTTGTTACGTCCGGAACTGGTAGAAAAATGGTGGAATAATAAAGTTGAGAAAGAAGGtgttgaatttgaaaaagcctatgaagaaaatatgttTAGTTATAACCCTGATGCTTATCAAGTCGAAGGTATTGAGGACACTAGTATTGATGAAATGTCGAACTACTTACAAGAAGAAGTCATCCCCAGCGTTATTCAAGATTACCTATCCGGAAATTTGAGCACTCCTTACAATGGTGAACATTTAGCCGATACTTTACATAAGAATGGTATCAACATGCGTTATCTAGGTAAAATTATCGAGCTTTCTCAAAAGGAATTAGACTCTCAAATTACCAACtacgaaaaaaatttgaaagcTGTTGAACAAGGTAACAAAGAATATGAGGATTGGGAAAAATCTTATctgcaaaaaattgagacTATGATTAAAGAGAGACAAGCCAAGATTAATAAGCTGGTACAAGAAGGCAAAGAAGTTCCTAAAGAACTAACcgaagatttgaaattgaacgatgaagaaatcaaaaaaccAACTGATGGAAAACCTGTCGTCGTTGCCTATGATGAGCTAGTGCcattgataaaaatttctgaattAGAAATTGTTTCGCGTTCTTTGAAACatgttttgaaagatttgagTAAAGATGTTCCAGTCTTTTTGGTTCCATCTTTGGTTGCATACGTCTTCAATATGTTGGTTGGTATCAACTACAATGCCAATCCAAAGCCAGAACCTGTGGACGAATTTTATCCAGTCAATAAGTGTTCATTTGTTAAATTGACACGTTCCGAATTATTGGAATCCATCTCTAAACAGGCCTTCTTACGTTTCCGTTATAAATTGCCTTCTGATTGGATCGAAGCCTATATGGAAAATCCTTTCACGCTCATTAGAAGTGTTTCTTACAAATTTGGTATTCAATTGCTCAATAAAGAATACTTTTTCACCAGAGAAGAATTGGAAATTTATAAGCAAagtttggaaaagaaaattaggAACAAGTTTGTCGAACCATCAACTACCTTCAGTTTAAGCGATTTGACTATTATTCCACGCGTTAAGTTCTCAGAATACACTTCTTCAGTTAGTGAGGAATTCTGGGCTCAAGGTGCTTCTATGATCAACGAAGACAAGCAGAGTGCTTTGACTTTGCTTGCTCAATCGATCACAGTCTTAGAAGATGTCAACAATATTTTACATCCTGCTGTTGCTGAAAAGTACTTGTCATTATCTGCTATTTACAATAAGTTGGCGTTATACCCTGAAGCCATTGCCTTCTGTCGTAAGGCATGCACTATTTATGAAAGAGTTAGCGGCATTGattcttttgaaatgaTGAGGGCTTTAACTAATTTAGCAATTTTAGAATTCTCTAACGAAAGTCCTTATAACGCTGCTGTCGTATATAATAGGCTCGCCGAGATCCTAAAGGTTTACGAGTTACCTAAAATCCACCATCCAGCCCCCACAAGTATTTTCAACCATTTGGAACAATTGGCCCTGGGTGTTCAAGACACTAAATTGGCTATAGAAGTCTTGGGACAACTAAGTTCCTATGTGGTAGAATTAGAAGGCAAGGATTCATTAGCATATGGTTATACCGAGTCACGTTTGGGTAATTTGTTTGCAGCATTGAAGGATTTCCATCGTGCATTAGAACACATCACTGTAACCCAAGGGATTTTTACCAAGCAATTAGGCATGAATCACACACATTCAGCCCAATCAAGACAGTGGGTTAATGGTTTGAGCACATTGATAATGGAtttaaaacaaaagaagcagCTTGCACAAGATCAAATGTCAGCAACGGGGTCAAATGCAGCCAGccataaaaaaagcaatCACCGTCAAAAGAAGGATGATGTTAAACCTGAATTAGCTGACAAGAGCGTAGATGAGTTGTTAACATTCATAGAAGGCGATTCTACCAACTCTaagagcaaaaaaaaaggcaataataagaagaaaCATGGTAAGAAATAG
- the SEC59 gene encoding dolichol kinase (Dolichol kinase~similar to YMR013C), which translates to MVAIIPHASFTTAKLTQKTKGSQMPPEEICKINMRTRKFRVDENSRDFDCFYSNFIQTVILLGTFYYSIERLQPWSTVTTDTSYKQIFVNAFVVGLIMVGVVLIKYWQHGYRSLPKFDTIYSLYLPFMISLLFDTPSTVINTILILSVLNSYRWPTQLIVVILQFCLIFFNFGAGDRVKNIISIVINFSLSLTLKYIGQLKSLDNIDSNLFSILLTNILYVSEAGTVHFKILKGIILALITIISINYMLKKVMHVKSFVLSISFAMGLPLFTNTFIHLEGGENPLFWLVKYILESTTRQKILFAWSSILILSIPSILIEKDSLSLNTSRKLWHFIIFLLIIPSFQIDSNFVKIALSGTIPVFLSIEYVRFQNLPPLGSAIELQLRRFADARDHSGPLIISYLYLLFGISTPLLMNNSPMGLIGLGIGDSLASIIGKRYGRIRWRGTQKTIEGTLAFIVTSFAVCLILFRLDKAAIFNHLTILRLLSLCTLSGVLEGNSVLNDNILIPAFMMICEKLFTL; encoded by the coding sequence ATGGTCGCCATAATACCTCATGCTTCCTTTACCACAGCTAAACTAACCCAGAAAACTAAGGGAAGCCAAATGCCACCTGAAGAGATCTGTAAGATCAATATGAGGACTCGTAAATTTAGGGTGGATGAAAACTCTCGAGATTTTGACTGCTTTTATTCGAATTTTATTCAGACAGTTATACTGTTGGGCACTTTTTACTACAGTATTGAAAGGCTTCAGCCATGGTCCACTGTTACCACTGATACATCTTATAAACAAATCTTTGTAAATGCCTTTGTGGTAGGTTTGATAATGGTTGGGGTGGTATTAATCAAATATTGGCAGCATGGCTACAGGAGCTTACCTAAGTTCGATACCATTTACAGTTTATATTTACCGTTTATGATCTCATTGTTGTTCGATACACCATCTACAGTGATAAACACTATTTTGATTCTTTCGGTATTAAATTCCTATAGATGGCCAACGCAGTTGATAGTGGTCATTTTACAGTTCTGccttatatttttcaactttggGGCTGGTGACAGAgtaaagaatattattagCATAgtaataaatttttcattgtcGTTAACTCTGAAGTATATTGGgcaattgaaaagtttaGATAATATTGATTCTAATCTTTTTAGTATCCTGTTAACGAATATTTTGTACGTTTCTGAAGCGGGCACAGTAcattttaaaattttgaaggGCATTATACTTGCTCTCATAACAATAATTTCAATTAACTATATGCTCAAAAAAGTAATGCACGTTAAATCATTCGTGCTGTCGATATCTTTTGCAATGGGGCTCCCACTTTTCACCAATACCTTCATTCATTTGGAAGGCGGTGAAAACCCGCTATTTTGGCTGGTAAAATATATCTTAGAGTCTACTACTCGTCAAAAGATTCTGTTCGCCTGGTCTTCCATTCTTATACTGTCTATACCAAGTATTTTGATTGAAAAGGACAGTCTGTCATTAAACACCTCTCGAAAATTGTGGCATTTCATCATATTCTTACTCATAATACCATCGTTCCAGATAGATTCAAACTTCGTGAAAATTGCGTTGTCTGGAACAATACCAGTATTCTTATCAATTGAGTATGTaagatttcaaaatttaCCGCCATTAGGATCTGCTATTGAATTACAACTGAGAAGGTTCGCTGATGCCAGAGACCACAGCGGGCCATTAATTATATCATACCTTTATTTACTCTTCGGAATATCCACACCGTTATTAATGAATAACTCTCCTATGGGCCTGATAGGATTGGGAATTGGTGATTCACTAGCATCTATTATAGGCAAAAGGTATGGTCGTATTCGTTGGAGAGGTACACAAAAAACTATAGAGGGAACTCTTGCGTTCATAGTAACAAGTTTTGCCGTTTGTTTGATATTGTTTCGTTTGGATAAAGCCGCCATTTTTAACCATCTAACTATTTTACGATTACTTAGCCTTTGTACACTCAGTGGGGTACTAGAAGGTAATAGTGTGCttaatgataatattttaaTACCCGCATTTATGATGATttgtgaaaaattatttacTCTTTGA
- the BUD22 gene encoding Bud22p (Protein required for rRNA maturation and ribosomal subunit biogenesis~similar to YMR014W) has product MPSESSVSIYKLDQLEYQYHYLTKSLEKFEPRYPKTAKLYNCIGKKNKKKIEKLLSSLELRTLSKELDESYSKLLNNKIHYYETHLSKCIKEQIQKISKKNFSKVKDAQKIKTPSIDVEKMLDMQLSLDDLAQFMTRFRLIKILHQRIKQKNKKVVDNTNTKTWLNNNDYSDYINNKTSKWNPSNIWNEVITKLPNCEKLNALTGQSKIVQNLVESFDLSICLIFGFDVSAMKAKKYGAREKIAKVTSTHANTDRGTDGRDENNSINRNSGATSGQSQSNKETTSDNEDILIEEYEGMLGSSGDEGEGGGYLNPNINYNEVTDEEPSEGSSDENDSDEDFSGSEENEPRRKKAKLHNLPELMAGYYSGDDSEEDTDENNQSVRGKKKKNDAVEDRTAREQISNEPKRKNRRGQRARRKIWEKKYGSQAKHVQRELEKEMEDRKQRQIEYEARVAKREAKAASLEASRNREREYRRTEVIHKKEKETTATGEEHPSWIAKRLAEEKLQKAKFEGKKIKFD; this is encoded by the coding sequence ATGCCTTCCGAATCATCTGTCTCCATCTATAAACTTGATCAATTGGAGTATCAGTACCATTACTTGACAAAATCATTAGAGAAGTTCGAACCAAGATATCCAAAAACTGCCAAACTATACAATTGTATAggtaaaaagaacaaaaagaaaattgaaaaactattAAGCTCTTTAGAGTTGAGAACTTTAAGCAAAGAATTGGATGAAAGTTACTCGAAATTACTTAATAATAAGATTCACTATTACGAGACacatttatcaaaatgtataaaagaacaaattcaaaaaatatccaaaaaaaatttcagtaAAGTGAAAGATGctcaaaaaatcaaaacacCCTCTATAGATGTTGAAAAGATGCTTGATATGCAGCTGTCATTAGATGATTTAGCACAATTCATGACAAGATTTAGGCTgatcaaaattttgcatCAGAGgattaaacaaaaaaacaaaaaggtCGTAGATAATACGAATACTAAGACTTGGTTAAACAACAATGATTACAGTGATTATATCAACAATAAAACAAGTAAATGGAACCCAAGCAATATTTGGAATGAAGTCATTACGAAGCTCCCAAATTGTGAAAAGTTAAACGCCTTAACTGGTCAAAGTAAAATCGTTCAAAATCTAGTCGAATCGTTCGATTTGAGCATTTGTCTCATATTTGGATTTGATGTAAGCGCTATGAAAGCAAAGAAGTATGGAGCAAGGGAGAAGATAGCTAAAGTTACTTCAACGCACGCCAACACTGACCGTGGCACCGATGGCCgtgatgaaaataatagCATCAATAGGAACTCTGGTGCGACCAGCGGACAAAGTCAGAGCAATAAAGAAACCACGTCCGACAATGAGGATATATTGATAGAAGAATACGAGGGAATGCTAGGCAGTTCAGGAGACGAAGGAGAAGGTGGCGGATACCTAAATCCCAATATTAACTACAATGAAGTAACAGATGAGGAACCTAGCGAGGGATCATCCGATGAAAATGACAGCGACGAAGACTTCAGTGGCTCTGAAGAGAACGAGCCgaggagaaaaaaagcaaaattgCATAATTTGCCTGAACTAATGGCTGGCTATTACAGTGGAGATGACAGTGAAGAAGATACCGATGAAAACAATCAAAGTGTTAggggaaagaagaaaaagaacgatGCAGTGGAAGACCGTACGGCTAGAGAGCAAATATCAAATGAGCCGAAGAGGAAAAACAGGCGTGGGCAaagagcaagaagaaagatttgggagaaaaaatatggttCGCAAGCCAAGCACGTTCAAAGGGAATTGGAGAAGGAAATGGAAGATAGAAAGCAGAGACAAATCGAGTACGAAGCAAGAGTAGCTAAGCGTGAAGCTAAGGCAGCATCATTGGAGGCCTCTAGGAATAGAGAACGTGAATACAGACGTACTGAAGTGATCcataagaaagaaaaagaaacaactGCCACTGGGGAAGAACATCCTTCCTGGATTGCAAAGAGATTAGCTGAAGAAAAGTTacaaaaagcaaaatttgAAGGTAAGAAGATTAAATTTGATTAA
- the ERG5 gene encoding C-22 sterol desaturase (C-22 sterol desaturase~similar to YMR015C): MSSVAENIIQQATHNSTLHQLAKDHSPVGATTAFRILNILKSMSYLKIFATLICILLVWDQVAYQIKKGSIAGPKFKFWPIIGPFLESLDPKFEEYKAKWASGPLSCVSIFHKFVVIASTRDLARKILQSSKFVKPCVVDVAVKILRPCNWVFLDGKAHTDYRKSLNGLFTKQALAQYLPSLEQIMDKYMDKFVRLSKENNYEPQVFFHEMREILCALSLNSFCGNYITEDQVRKIADDYYLVTAALELVNFPIIIPYTKTWYGKKTADMAMKIFENCAQMAKDHIAAGGKPVCVMDAWCKLMHDAKNSNDDDSRIYHREFTNKEISEAVFTFLFASQDASSSLACWLFQIVADRPDVLAKIREEQLAVRNNDMSTELNLDLIEKMKYTNMVIKETLRYRPPVLMVPYVVKKNFPVSPNYTAPKGAMLIPTLYPALHDPEVYENPDEFIPERWVEGSKASEAKKNWLVFGCGPHVCLGQTYVMITFAALLGKFALYTDFHHKVTPLSEKIKVFATIFPKDDLLLTFKKRDPITGEVFE; the protein is encoded by the coding sequence TAATTTGTATTCTTTTGGTTTGGGACCAGGTAGCAtatcaaatcaaaaaaggCTCCATCGCAGGCCCAAAGTTCAAGTTCTGGCCCATCATCGGTCCTTTTTTGGAGTCTTTAGATCCAAAgtttgaagaatataagGCTAAGTGGGCATCCGGTCCACTTTCATGTGTTTCGATTTTCCATAAATTTGTTGTTATCGCATCTACCAGAGATTTGGCAAGGAAGATCTTGCAATCTTCCAAGTTTGTCAAACCTTGTGTTGTAGATGTTGCTGTGAAGATCTTGAGACCTTGCAATTGGGTTTTTTTGGACGGTAAAGCTCACACTGATTATAGAAAATCATTAAATGGTCTTTTCACTAAGCAAGCTTTGGCTCAGTACTTACCTTCATTGGAACAAATTATGGATAAATACATGGATAAATTTGTTCGTCTATCTAAGGAAAACAATTACGAGCCTCAGGTCTTTTTCCATGAAATGAGAGAAATTCTTTGCGCCTTATCATTAAACTCTTTCTGTGGTAACTACATCACCGAAGATCAGGTCAGAAAGATTGCCGATGATTACTATTTGGTTACAGCAGCATTGGAATTAGTTAACTTCCCAATTATTATTCCTTACACCAAAACATGGTACGGTAAGAAAACCGCTGACATGGCCATGAAGATTTTCGAAAACTGTGCTCAAATGGCTAAGGACCATATTGCTGCAGGTGGTAAACCGGTTTGCGTTATGGATGCTTGGTGTAAATTGATGCATGATGCAAAGAATAGTAACGACGATGATTCTAGAATCTACCACAGAGAGTTCACTAACAAGGAAATTTCCGAAGCtgttttcactttcttATTTGCTTCTCAAGAtgcctcttcttctttggcttGTTGGTTATTCCAAATCGTTGCTGATCGTCCAGATGTCCTAGCCAAGATCAGAGAAGAACAATTGGCTGTTCGTAACAACGATATGTCTACTGAATTGAACCTGGAtttgattgaaaaaatgaaatacaCTAATATGGTCATCAAGGAAACTTTACGTTACAGACCTCCTGTCTTGATGGTTCCATATGTCgttaagaaaaatttcccaGTTTCTCCTAACTATACCGCACCAAAGGGCGCTATGTTGATTCCAACCTTATACCCAGCTTTACACGACCCTGAAGTTTACGAAAACCCTGATGAGTTCATTCCTGAAAGATGGGTAGAAGGCTCTAAGGCTAGTgaagcaaagaagaattggTTAGTTTTTGGTTGCGGCCCACACGTTTGCTTAGGTCAAACATATGTCATGATCACCTTCGCTGCTTTGTTGGGTAAATTTGCTCTATATACTGATTTCCATCATAAGGTCACTCCATTAAGTGAAAAGATCAAGGTTTTCGCtacaatttttccaaaagatgACTTGTTATTGactttcaaaaagagaGATCCAATTACTGGAGAAGTCTTCGAATAA